One Symphalangus syndactylus isolate Jambi chromosome 20, NHGRI_mSymSyn1-v2.1_pri, whole genome shotgun sequence DNA segment encodes these proteins:
- the NFE2L1 gene encoding endoplasmic reticulum membrane sensor NFE2L1 isoform X6: MTRLDRSSHSGGGHAKGSRPLNSLLAGHRVAQPASAPGSRASAQDIDLIDILWRQDIDLGAGREVFDYSHRQKEQDVEKELRDGGEQDTWAGEGAEALARNLLVDGETGESFPAQFPADISSITEAVPSESEPPALQNNLLSPLLTGTESPFDLEQQWQDLMSIMEMQAMEVNTSASEILYNAPPGDPLSTNYSLAPNTPINQNVSLHQASLGGCSQDFLLFSPEVESLPVASSSTLLPLAPSNSTSLNSTFGSTNLTGLFFPPQLNGTANDTAGPELPDPLGGLLDEAMLDEISLMDLAIEEGFNPVQASQLEEEFDSDSGLSLDSSHSPSSLSSSEGSSSSSSSSSSSSSSASSSASSSFSEEGAVGYSSDSETLDLEEAEGAVGYQPEYSKFCRMSYQDPAQLSCLPYLEHVGHNHTYNMAPSALDSADLPPPSALKKGSKEKQADFLDKQMSRDEHRARAMKIPFTNDKIINLPVEEFNELLSKYQLSEAQLSLIRDIRRRGKNKMAAQNCRKRKLDTILNLERDVEDLQRDKARLLREKVEFLRSLRQMKQKVQSLYQEVFGRLRDENGRPYSPSQYALQYAGDGSVLLIPRTMADQQTRRQERKPKDRRK; encoded by the exons ATGACCCGCCTGGACCGCAGCTCTCACAGTGGTGGGGGCCATGCCAAAGGCAGCCGGCCCCTTAACTCTTTGCTGGCTGGTCACCGGGTGGCCCAGCCCGCCTCTGCTCCTGGGTCCAGGGCTTCTGCTCAG GACATAGATCTGATTGACATCCTTTGGCGACAGGATATTGATCTGGGGGCTGGGCGTGAGgtttttgactatagtcatcgCCAGAAGGAGCAGGATGTGGAGAAGGAGCTGCGAGATGGAGGCGAGCAGGACACCTGGGCAGGCGAGGGCGCGGAAGCTCTGGCACGGAACCTGCTAGTTGATGGAGAGACTGGGGAGAGCTTCCCTGCACAG TTTCCAGCAGACATTTCCAGCATAACAGAAGCAGTGCCTAGTGAGAGTGAGCCCCCAGCTCTTCAAAACAACCTCTTGTCTCCTCTTCTGACCGGGACAGAGTCACCATTTGATTTGGAACAGCAGTGGCAAGACCTTATGTCCATCATGGAAATGCAG GCCATGGAAGTGAACACATCAGCAAGTGAAATCCTGTACAATGCCCCTCCTGGAGACCCACTGAGCACCAACTACAGCCTTGCCCCCAACACTCCCATCAATCAGAATGTCAGCCTGCATCAGGCGTCCCTGGGGGGCTGCAGCCAGGACTTCTTACTCTTCAGCCCCGAGGTGGAAAGCCTGCCTGTGGCCAGTAGCTCCACGCTGCTCCCGTTGGCCCCCAGCAATTCTACCAGCCTCAACTCCACCTTCGGCTCCACCAACCTGACAGGGCTCTTCTTTCCACCCCAGCTCAATGGCACAGCCAATGACACAGCAGGCCCAGAGCTGCCTGACCCTTTGGGGGGTCTGTTAGATGAAGCTATGTTGGATGAGATCAGCCTTATGGACCTGGCCATTGAAGAAGGTTTTAACCCTGTGCAGGCCTCCCAGCTGGAGGAGGAATTTGACTCTGACTCAGGCCTTTCCTTAGACTCGAGCCATAGCCCTTCTTCCCTAAGCAGCTCTGAAGGcagttcttcctcttcttcctcctcctcttcctcttcttcctctgcttcttcctctgcctcttcctccttttctgagGAAGGTGCGGTTGGCTACAGCTCTGACTCTGAGACCCTGGATCTGGAAGAGGCTGAGGGTGCTGTGGGCTACCAGCCTGAGTATTCCAAGTTCTGCCGCATGAGCTACCAGGATCCAGCCCAGCTCTCATGCCTGCCCTACCTGGAGCACGTGGGCCACAACCACACATACAACATGGCACCCAGTGCCCTGGACTCAGCCGACCTGCCACCACCCAGTGCCCTCAAGAAAGGCAGCAAGGAGAAGCAGGCTGACTTCCTGGACAAGCAGATGAGCCGGGATGAGCACCGAGCCCGAGCCATGAAGATCCCTTTCACCAATGACAAAATCATCAACCTGCCTGTGGAGGAGTTCAATGAGCTGCTGTCCAAATACCAGTTGAGTGAAGCCCAGCTGAGCCTCATCCGAGACATCCGGCGCCGGGGCAAGAACAAGATGGCGGCGCAGAACTGCCGCAAGCGCAAGCTGGACACCATCCTGAATCTGGAGCGTGATGTGGAGGACCTGCAGCGTGACAAAGCCCGGCTGCTGCGGGAGAAAGTGGAGTTCCTGCGCTCCCTGCGACAGATGAAGCAGAAGGTCCAGAGCCTGTACCAGGAGGTGTTTGGGCGGCTGCGGGATGAGAATGGACGACCCTACTCACCCAGTCAGTATGCGCTCCAGTACGCCGGGGACGGCAGTGTCCTCCTCATCCCCCGCACGATGGCCGACCAGCAGACCCGGCGGCAGGAGAGGAAGCCAAAGGACCGGAGAAAGTGA
- the NFE2L1 gene encoding endoplasmic reticulum membrane sensor NFE2L1 isoform X5: MTRLDRSSHSGGGHAKGSRPLNSLLAGHRVAQPASAPGSRASAQDIDLIDILWRQDIDLGAGREVFDYSHRQKEQDVEKELRDGGEQDTWAGEGAEALARNLLVDGETGESFPAQVPSGEDQTALSLEDCLRLLEATCPFGENAEFPADISSITEAVPSESEPPALQNNLLSPLLTGTESPFDLEQQWQDLMSIMEMQAMEVNTSASEILYNAPPGDPLSTNYSLAPNTPINQNVSLHQASLGGCSQDFLLFSPEVESLPVASSSTLLPLAPSNSTSLNSTFGSTNLTGLFFPPQLNGTANDTAGPELPDPLGGLLDEAMLDEISLMDLAIEEGFNPVQASQLEEEFDSDSGLSLDSSHSPSSLSSSEGSSSSSSSSSSSSSSASSSASSSFSEEGAVGYSSDSETLDLEEAEGAVGYQPEYSKFCRMSYQDPAQLSCLPYLEHVGHNHTYNMAPSALDSADLPPPSALKKGSKEKQADFLDKQMSRDEHRARAMKIPFTNDKIINLPVEEFNELLSKYQLSEAQLSLIRDIRRRGKNKMAAQNCRKRKLDTILNLERDVEDLQRDKARLLREKVEFLRSLRQMKQKVQSLYQEVFGRLRDENGRPYSPSQYALQYAGDGSVLLIPRTMADQQTRRQERKPKDRRK; the protein is encoded by the exons ATGACCCGCCTGGACCGCAGCTCTCACAGTGGTGGGGGCCATGCCAAAGGCAGCCGGCCCCTTAACTCTTTGCTGGCTGGTCACCGGGTGGCCCAGCCCGCCTCTGCTCCTGGGTCCAGGGCTTCTGCTCAG GACATAGATCTGATTGACATCCTTTGGCGACAGGATATTGATCTGGGGGCTGGGCGTGAGgtttttgactatagtcatcgCCAGAAGGAGCAGGATGTGGAGAAGGAGCTGCGAGATGGAGGCGAGCAGGACACCTGGGCAGGCGAGGGCGCGGAAGCTCTGGCACGGAACCTGCTAGTTGATGGAGAGACTGGGGAGAGCTTCCCTGCACAG GTGCCTAGTGGGGAGGACCAGACGGCCCTGTCCCTGGAAGATTGCCTTAGGCTGCTGGAAGCCACCTGCCCCTTTGGGGAGAATGCTGAG TTTCCAGCAGACATTTCCAGCATAACAGAAGCAGTGCCTAGTGAGAGTGAGCCCCCAGCTCTTCAAAACAACCTCTTGTCTCCTCTTCTGACCGGGACAGAGTCACCATTTGATTTGGAACAGCAGTGGCAAGACCTTATGTCCATCATGGAAATGCAG GCCATGGAAGTGAACACATCAGCAAGTGAAATCCTGTACAATGCCCCTCCTGGAGACCCACTGAGCACCAACTACAGCCTTGCCCCCAACACTCCCATCAATCAGAATGTCAGCCTGCATCAGGCGTCCCTGGGGGGCTGCAGCCAGGACTTCTTACTCTTCAGCCCCGAGGTGGAAAGCCTGCCTGTGGCCAGTAGCTCCACGCTGCTCCCGTTGGCCCCCAGCAATTCTACCAGCCTCAACTCCACCTTCGGCTCCACCAACCTGACAGGGCTCTTCTTTCCACCCCAGCTCAATGGCACAGCCAATGACACAGCAGGCCCAGAGCTGCCTGACCCTTTGGGGGGTCTGTTAGATGAAGCTATGTTGGATGAGATCAGCCTTATGGACCTGGCCATTGAAGAAGGTTTTAACCCTGTGCAGGCCTCCCAGCTGGAGGAGGAATTTGACTCTGACTCAGGCCTTTCCTTAGACTCGAGCCATAGCCCTTCTTCCCTAAGCAGCTCTGAAGGcagttcttcctcttcttcctcctcctcttcctcttcttcctctgcttcttcctctgcctcttcctccttttctgagGAAGGTGCGGTTGGCTACAGCTCTGACTCTGAGACCCTGGATCTGGAAGAGGCTGAGGGTGCTGTGGGCTACCAGCCTGAGTATTCCAAGTTCTGCCGCATGAGCTACCAGGATCCAGCCCAGCTCTCATGCCTGCCCTACCTGGAGCACGTGGGCCACAACCACACATACAACATGGCACCCAGTGCCCTGGACTCAGCCGACCTGCCACCACCCAGTGCCCTCAAGAAAGGCAGCAAGGAGAAGCAGGCTGACTTCCTGGACAAGCAGATGAGCCGGGATGAGCACCGAGCCCGAGCCATGAAGATCCCTTTCACCAATGACAAAATCATCAACCTGCCTGTGGAGGAGTTCAATGAGCTGCTGTCCAAATACCAGTTGAGTGAAGCCCAGCTGAGCCTCATCCGAGACATCCGGCGCCGGGGCAAGAACAAGATGGCGGCGCAGAACTGCCGCAAGCGCAAGCTGGACACCATCCTGAATCTGGAGCGTGATGTGGAGGACCTGCAGCGTGACAAAGCCCGGCTGCTGCGGGAGAAAGTGGAGTTCCTGCGCTCCCTGCGACAGATGAAGCAGAAGGTCCAGAGCCTGTACCAGGAGGTGTTTGGGCGGCTGCGGGATGAGAATGGACGACCCTACTCACCCAGTCAGTATGCGCTCCAGTACGCCGGGGACGGCAGTGTCCTCCTCATCCCCCGCACGATGGCCGACCAGCAGACCCGGCGGCAGGAGAGGAAGCCAAAGGACCGGAGAAAGTGA
- the NFE2L1 gene encoding endoplasmic reticulum membrane sensor NFE2L1 isoform X3, with product MLSLKKYLTEGLLQFTILLSLIGVRVDVDTYLTSQLPPLREIILGPSSAYTQTQFHNLRNTLDGYGIHPKSIDLDNYFTARRLLSQVRALDRFQVPTTEVNAWLVHRDPEGSVSGSQPNSGLALESSSGLQDVTGPDNGVRESETEQGFGEDLEDLGAVAPPVSGDLTKEDIDLIDILWRQDIDLGAGREVFDYSHRQKEQDVEKELRDGGEQDTWAGEGAEALARNLLVDGETGESFPAQFPADISSITEAVPSESEPPALQNNLLSPLLTGTESPFDLEQQWQDLMSIMEMQAMEVNTSASEILYNAPPGDPLSTNYSLAPNTPINQNVSLHQASLGGCSQDFLLFSPEVESLPVASSSTLLPLAPSNSTSLNSTFGSTNLTGLFFPPQLNGTANDTAGPELPDPLGGLLDEAMLDEISLMDLAIEEGFNPVQASQLEEEFDSDSGLSLDSSHSPSSLSSSEGSSSSSSSSSSSSSSASSSASSSFSEEGAVGYSSDSETLDLEEAEGAVGYQPEYSKFCRMSYQDPAQLSCLPYLEHVGHNHTYNMAPSALDSADLPPPSALKKGSKEKQADFLDKQMSRDEHRARAMKIPFTNDKIINLPVEEFNELLSKYQLSEAQLSLIRDIRRRGKNKMAAQNCRKRKLDTILNLERDVEDLQRDKARLLREKVEFLRSLRQMKQKVQSLYQEVFGRLRDENGRPYSPSQYALQYAGDGSVLLIPRTMADQQTRRQERKPKDRRK from the exons ATGCTTTCTCTGAAGAAATACTTAACGGAAGGACTTCTCCAGTTCACCATTCTGCTGAGTTTGATTGGGGTACGGGTGGACGTGGATACTTACCTGACCTCACAGCTTCCCCCACTGCGGGAGATCATCCTGGGGCCCAGTTCTGCCTATACTCAGACCCAGTTCCACAACCTGAGGAATACCTTGGATGGCTATGGTATCCACCCCAAGAGTATAGACCTGGACAATTACTTCACTGCCCGGCGGCTCCTCAGTCAGGTGAGGGCCCTGGACAGGTTCCAGGTGCCAACCACTGAGGTAAATGCCTGGCTGGTTCACCGAGACCCAGAGGGGTCTGTCTCTGGCAGTCAGCCCAACTCAGGCCTCGCCCTCGAGAGTTCCAGTGGCCTCCAAGATGTGACAGGCCCAGACAACGGGGTGCGAGAAAGCGAAACGGAGCAGGGATTCGGTGAAGATTTGGAGGATTTGGGGGCTGTAGCCCCTCCAGTCAGTGGAGACTTAACCAAAGAG GACATAGATCTGATTGACATCCTTTGGCGACAGGATATTGATCTGGGGGCTGGGCGTGAGgtttttgactatagtcatcgCCAGAAGGAGCAGGATGTGGAGAAGGAGCTGCGAGATGGAGGCGAGCAGGACACCTGGGCAGGCGAGGGCGCGGAAGCTCTGGCACGGAACCTGCTAGTTGATGGAGAGACTGGGGAGAGCTTCCCTGCACAG TTTCCAGCAGACATTTCCAGCATAACAGAAGCAGTGCCTAGTGAGAGTGAGCCCCCAGCTCTTCAAAACAACCTCTTGTCTCCTCTTCTGACCGGGACAGAGTCACCATTTGATTTGGAACAGCAGTGGCAAGACCTTATGTCCATCATGGAAATGCAG GCCATGGAAGTGAACACATCAGCAAGTGAAATCCTGTACAATGCCCCTCCTGGAGACCCACTGAGCACCAACTACAGCCTTGCCCCCAACACTCCCATCAATCAGAATGTCAGCCTGCATCAGGCGTCCCTGGGGGGCTGCAGCCAGGACTTCTTACTCTTCAGCCCCGAGGTGGAAAGCCTGCCTGTGGCCAGTAGCTCCACGCTGCTCCCGTTGGCCCCCAGCAATTCTACCAGCCTCAACTCCACCTTCGGCTCCACCAACCTGACAGGGCTCTTCTTTCCACCCCAGCTCAATGGCACAGCCAATGACACAGCAGGCCCAGAGCTGCCTGACCCTTTGGGGGGTCTGTTAGATGAAGCTATGTTGGATGAGATCAGCCTTATGGACCTGGCCATTGAAGAAGGTTTTAACCCTGTGCAGGCCTCCCAGCTGGAGGAGGAATTTGACTCTGACTCAGGCCTTTCCTTAGACTCGAGCCATAGCCCTTCTTCCCTAAGCAGCTCTGAAGGcagttcttcctcttcttcctcctcctcttcctcttcttcctctgcttcttcctctgcctcttcctccttttctgagGAAGGTGCGGTTGGCTACAGCTCTGACTCTGAGACCCTGGATCTGGAAGAGGCTGAGGGTGCTGTGGGCTACCAGCCTGAGTATTCCAAGTTCTGCCGCATGAGCTACCAGGATCCAGCCCAGCTCTCATGCCTGCCCTACCTGGAGCACGTGGGCCACAACCACACATACAACATGGCACCCAGTGCCCTGGACTCAGCCGACCTGCCACCACCCAGTGCCCTCAAGAAAGGCAGCAAGGAGAAGCAGGCTGACTTCCTGGACAAGCAGATGAGCCGGGATGAGCACCGAGCCCGAGCCATGAAGATCCCTTTCACCAATGACAAAATCATCAACCTGCCTGTGGAGGAGTTCAATGAGCTGCTGTCCAAATACCAGTTGAGTGAAGCCCAGCTGAGCCTCATCCGAGACATCCGGCGCCGGGGCAAGAACAAGATGGCGGCGCAGAACTGCCGCAAGCGCAAGCTGGACACCATCCTGAATCTGGAGCGTGATGTGGAGGACCTGCAGCGTGACAAAGCCCGGCTGCTGCGGGAGAAAGTGGAGTTCCTGCGCTCCCTGCGACAGATGAAGCAGAAGGTCCAGAGCCTGTACCAGGAGGTGTTTGGGCGGCTGCGGGATGAGAATGGACGACCCTACTCACCCAGTCAGTATGCGCTCCAGTACGCCGGGGACGGCAGTGTCCTCCTCATCCCCCGCACGATGGCCGACCAGCAGACCCGGCGGCAGGAGAGGAAGCCAAAGGACCGGAGAAAGTGA
- the NFE2L1 gene encoding endoplasmic reticulum membrane sensor NFE2L1 isoform X1, which produces MLSLKKYLTEGLLQFTILLSLIGVRVDVDTYLTSQLPPLREIILGPSSAYTQTQFHNLRNTLDGYGIHPKSIDLDNYFTARRLLSQVRALDRFQVPTTEVNAWLVHRDPEGSVSGSQPNSGLALESSSGLQDVTGPDNGVRESETEQGFGEDLEDLGAVAPPVSGDLTKEDIDLIDILWRQDIDLGAGREVFDYSHRQKEQDVEKELRDGGEQDTWAGEGAEALARNLLVDGETGESFPAQVPSGEDQTALSLEDCLRLLEATCPFGENAEFPADISSITEAVPSESEPPALQNNLLSPLLTGTESPFDLEQQWQDLMSIMEMQAMEVNTSASEILYNAPPGDPLSTNYSLAPNTPINQNVSLHQASLGGCSQDFLLFSPEVESLPVASSSTLLPLAPSNSTSLNSTFGSTNLTGLFFPPQLNGTANDTAGPELPDPLGGLLDEAMLDEISLMDLAIEEGFNPVQASQLEEEFDSDSGLSLDSSHSPSSLSSSEGSSSSSSSSSSSSSSASSSASSSFSEEGAVGYSSDSETLDLEEAEGAVGYQPEYSKFCRMSYQDPAQLSCLPYLEHVGHNHTYNMAPSALDSADLPPPSALKKGSKEKQADFLDKQMSRDEHRARAMKIPFTNDKIINLPVEEFNELLSKYQLSEAQLSLIRDIRRRGKNKMAAQNCRKRKLDTILNLERDVEDLQRDKARLLREKVEFLRSLRQMKQKVQSLYQEVFGRLRDENGRPYSPSQYALQYAGDGSVLLIPRTMADQQTRRQERKPKDRRK; this is translated from the exons ATGCTTTCTCTGAAGAAATACTTAACGGAAGGACTTCTCCAGTTCACCATTCTGCTGAGTTTGATTGGGGTACGGGTGGACGTGGATACTTACCTGACCTCACAGCTTCCCCCACTGCGGGAGATCATCCTGGGGCCCAGTTCTGCCTATACTCAGACCCAGTTCCACAACCTGAGGAATACCTTGGATGGCTATGGTATCCACCCCAAGAGTATAGACCTGGACAATTACTTCACTGCCCGGCGGCTCCTCAGTCAGGTGAGGGCCCTGGACAGGTTCCAGGTGCCAACCACTGAGGTAAATGCCTGGCTGGTTCACCGAGACCCAGAGGGGTCTGTCTCTGGCAGTCAGCCCAACTCAGGCCTCGCCCTCGAGAGTTCCAGTGGCCTCCAAGATGTGACAGGCCCAGACAACGGGGTGCGAGAAAGCGAAACGGAGCAGGGATTCGGTGAAGATTTGGAGGATTTGGGGGCTGTAGCCCCTCCAGTCAGTGGAGACTTAACCAAAGAG GACATAGATCTGATTGACATCCTTTGGCGACAGGATATTGATCTGGGGGCTGGGCGTGAGgtttttgactatagtcatcgCCAGAAGGAGCAGGATGTGGAGAAGGAGCTGCGAGATGGAGGCGAGCAGGACACCTGGGCAGGCGAGGGCGCGGAAGCTCTGGCACGGAACCTGCTAGTTGATGGAGAGACTGGGGAGAGCTTCCCTGCACAG GTGCCTAGTGGGGAGGACCAGACGGCCCTGTCCCTGGAAGATTGCCTTAGGCTGCTGGAAGCCACCTGCCCCTTTGGGGAGAATGCTGAG TTTCCAGCAGACATTTCCAGCATAACAGAAGCAGTGCCTAGTGAGAGTGAGCCCCCAGCTCTTCAAAACAACCTCTTGTCTCCTCTTCTGACCGGGACAGAGTCACCATTTGATTTGGAACAGCAGTGGCAAGACCTTATGTCCATCATGGAAATGCAG GCCATGGAAGTGAACACATCAGCAAGTGAAATCCTGTACAATGCCCCTCCTGGAGACCCACTGAGCACCAACTACAGCCTTGCCCCCAACACTCCCATCAATCAGAATGTCAGCCTGCATCAGGCGTCCCTGGGGGGCTGCAGCCAGGACTTCTTACTCTTCAGCCCCGAGGTGGAAAGCCTGCCTGTGGCCAGTAGCTCCACGCTGCTCCCGTTGGCCCCCAGCAATTCTACCAGCCTCAACTCCACCTTCGGCTCCACCAACCTGACAGGGCTCTTCTTTCCACCCCAGCTCAATGGCACAGCCAATGACACAGCAGGCCCAGAGCTGCCTGACCCTTTGGGGGGTCTGTTAGATGAAGCTATGTTGGATGAGATCAGCCTTATGGACCTGGCCATTGAAGAAGGTTTTAACCCTGTGCAGGCCTCCCAGCTGGAGGAGGAATTTGACTCTGACTCAGGCCTTTCCTTAGACTCGAGCCATAGCCCTTCTTCCCTAAGCAGCTCTGAAGGcagttcttcctcttcttcctcctcctcttcctcttcttcctctgcttcttcctctgcctcttcctccttttctgagGAAGGTGCGGTTGGCTACAGCTCTGACTCTGAGACCCTGGATCTGGAAGAGGCTGAGGGTGCTGTGGGCTACCAGCCTGAGTATTCCAAGTTCTGCCGCATGAGCTACCAGGATCCAGCCCAGCTCTCATGCCTGCCCTACCTGGAGCACGTGGGCCACAACCACACATACAACATGGCACCCAGTGCCCTGGACTCAGCCGACCTGCCACCACCCAGTGCCCTCAAGAAAGGCAGCAAGGAGAAGCAGGCTGACTTCCTGGACAAGCAGATGAGCCGGGATGAGCACCGAGCCCGAGCCATGAAGATCCCTTTCACCAATGACAAAATCATCAACCTGCCTGTGGAGGAGTTCAATGAGCTGCTGTCCAAATACCAGTTGAGTGAAGCCCAGCTGAGCCTCATCCGAGACATCCGGCGCCGGGGCAAGAACAAGATGGCGGCGCAGAACTGCCGCAAGCGCAAGCTGGACACCATCCTGAATCTGGAGCGTGATGTGGAGGACCTGCAGCGTGACAAAGCCCGGCTGCTGCGGGAGAAAGTGGAGTTCCTGCGCTCCCTGCGACAGATGAAGCAGAAGGTCCAGAGCCTGTACCAGGAGGTGTTTGGGCGGCTGCGGGATGAGAATGGACGACCCTACTCACCCAGTCAGTATGCGCTCCAGTACGCCGGGGACGGCAGTGTCCTCCTCATCCCCCGCACGATGGCCGACCAGCAGACCCGGCGGCAGGAGAGGAAGCCAAAGGACCGGAGAAAGTGA
- the NFE2L1 gene encoding endoplasmic reticulum membrane sensor NFE2L1 isoform X4, translating to MLSLKKYLTEGLLQFTILLSLIGVRVDVDTYLTSQLPPLREIILGPSSAYTQTQFHNLRNTLDGYGIHPKSIDLDNYFTARRLLSQVRALDRFQVPTTEVNAWLVHRDPEGSVSGSQPNSGLALESSSGLQDVTGPDNGVRESETEQGFGEDLEDLGAVAPPVSGDLTKEDIDLGAGREVFDYSHRQKEQDVEKELRDGGEQDTWAGEGAEALARNLLVDGETGESFPAQFPADISSITEAVPSESEPPALQNNLLSPLLTGTESPFDLEQQWQDLMSIMEMQAMEVNTSASEILYNAPPGDPLSTNYSLAPNTPINQNVSLHQASLGGCSQDFLLFSPEVESLPVASSSTLLPLAPSNSTSLNSTFGSTNLTGLFFPPQLNGTANDTAGPELPDPLGGLLDEAMLDEISLMDLAIEEGFNPVQASQLEEEFDSDSGLSLDSSHSPSSLSSSEGSSSSSSSSSSSSSSASSSASSSFSEEGAVGYSSDSETLDLEEAEGAVGYQPEYSKFCRMSYQDPAQLSCLPYLEHVGHNHTYNMAPSALDSADLPPPSALKKGSKEKQADFLDKQMSRDEHRARAMKIPFTNDKIINLPVEEFNELLSKYQLSEAQLSLIRDIRRRGKNKMAAQNCRKRKLDTILNLERDVEDLQRDKARLLREKVEFLRSLRQMKQKVQSLYQEVFGRLRDENGRPYSPSQYALQYAGDGSVLLIPRTMADQQTRRQERKPKDRRK from the exons ATGCTTTCTCTGAAGAAATACTTAACGGAAGGACTTCTCCAGTTCACCATTCTGCTGAGTTTGATTGGGGTACGGGTGGACGTGGATACTTACCTGACCTCACAGCTTCCCCCACTGCGGGAGATCATCCTGGGGCCCAGTTCTGCCTATACTCAGACCCAGTTCCACAACCTGAGGAATACCTTGGATGGCTATGGTATCCACCCCAAGAGTATAGACCTGGACAATTACTTCACTGCCCGGCGGCTCCTCAGTCAGGTGAGGGCCCTGGACAGGTTCCAGGTGCCAACCACTGAGGTAAATGCCTGGCTGGTTCACCGAGACCCAGAGGGGTCTGTCTCTGGCAGTCAGCCCAACTCAGGCCTCGCCCTCGAGAGTTCCAGTGGCCTCCAAGATGTGACAGGCCCAGACAACGGGGTGCGAGAAAGCGAAACGGAGCAGGGATTCGGTGAAGATTTGGAGGATTTGGGGGCTGTAGCCCCTCCAGTCAGTGGAGACTTAACCAAAGAG GATATTGATCTGGGGGCTGGGCGTGAGgtttttgactatagtcatcgCCAGAAGGAGCAGGATGTGGAGAAGGAGCTGCGAGATGGAGGCGAGCAGGACACCTGGGCAGGCGAGGGCGCGGAAGCTCTGGCACGGAACCTGCTAGTTGATGGAGAGACTGGGGAGAGCTTCCCTGCACAG TTTCCAGCAGACATTTCCAGCATAACAGAAGCAGTGCCTAGTGAGAGTGAGCCCCCAGCTCTTCAAAACAACCTCTTGTCTCCTCTTCTGACCGGGACAGAGTCACCATTTGATTTGGAACAGCAGTGGCAAGACCTTATGTCCATCATGGAAATGCAG GCCATGGAAGTGAACACATCAGCAAGTGAAATCCTGTACAATGCCCCTCCTGGAGACCCACTGAGCACCAACTACAGCCTTGCCCCCAACACTCCCATCAATCAGAATGTCAGCCTGCATCAGGCGTCCCTGGGGGGCTGCAGCCAGGACTTCTTACTCTTCAGCCCCGAGGTGGAAAGCCTGCCTGTGGCCAGTAGCTCCACGCTGCTCCCGTTGGCCCCCAGCAATTCTACCAGCCTCAACTCCACCTTCGGCTCCACCAACCTGACAGGGCTCTTCTTTCCACCCCAGCTCAATGGCACAGCCAATGACACAGCAGGCCCAGAGCTGCCTGACCCTTTGGGGGGTCTGTTAGATGAAGCTATGTTGGATGAGATCAGCCTTATGGACCTGGCCATTGAAGAAGGTTTTAACCCTGTGCAGGCCTCCCAGCTGGAGGAGGAATTTGACTCTGACTCAGGCCTTTCCTTAGACTCGAGCCATAGCCCTTCTTCCCTAAGCAGCTCTGAAGGcagttcttcctcttcttcctcctcctcttcctcttcttcctctgcttcttcctctgcctcttcctccttttctgagGAAGGTGCGGTTGGCTACAGCTCTGACTCTGAGACCCTGGATCTGGAAGAGGCTGAGGGTGCTGTGGGCTACCAGCCTGAGTATTCCAAGTTCTGCCGCATGAGCTACCAGGATCCAGCCCAGCTCTCATGCCTGCCCTACCTGGAGCACGTGGGCCACAACCACACATACAACATGGCACCCAGTGCCCTGGACTCAGCCGACCTGCCACCACCCAGTGCCCTCAAGAAAGGCAGCAAGGAGAAGCAGGCTGACTTCCTGGACAAGCAGATGAGCCGGGATGAGCACCGAGCCCGAGCCATGAAGATCCCTTTCACCAATGACAAAATCATCAACCTGCCTGTGGAGGAGTTCAATGAGCTGCTGTCCAAATACCAGTTGAGTGAAGCCCAGCTGAGCCTCATCCGAGACATCCGGCGCCGGGGCAAGAACAAGATGGCGGCGCAGAACTGCCGCAAGCGCAAGCTGGACACCATCCTGAATCTGGAGCGTGATGTGGAGGACCTGCAGCGTGACAAAGCCCGGCTGCTGCGGGAGAAAGTGGAGTTCCTGCGCTCCCTGCGACAGATGAAGCAGAAGGTCCAGAGCCTGTACCAGGAGGTGTTTGGGCGGCTGCGGGATGAGAATGGACGACCCTACTCACCCAGTCAGTATGCGCTCCAGTACGCCGGGGACGGCAGTGTCCTCCTCATCCCCCGCACGATGGCCGACCAGCAGACCCGGCGGCAGGAGAGGAAGCCAAAGGACCGGAGAAAGTGA